From the genome of Hymenobacter gelipurpurascens:
CACTGGCGTTGCACGGTGCAGCCCGCGGTAGATGAGGTGATGGTTTCTCCGGTGTGCACCACCCGACGGCGTTCAATGTCGTCGTTGGCCACCTGGGCGTGTAGGCCACTGGCGGTCAGCAACCAGAAAAATAGGCCTAGTAAGGCGCCGTAGGAACTTGGGCGGTTTCCCGCGCCATCAACTCCCCACATGTGCCACTGGCCTACCTCCATTGCGCGCTCGTCTGGTCCTAGTTAACCGACGCCGTAGCGCCTTTTATATCCTTCTCCACATACTTGGAAGGGCATTTCAGCAGGATTTTGTCGGCCACGAACACGTTGTTGCGCATGGCTCCCGTAATCACCACCTGCTCCGACTTGTCGAAGTCCTGGGGCTTAGGGTTGAAATAGACCACACGCTGCGCAATGCGATTGGTATCTACTAAGGTGAAAGCGAAGTAGTTGGGATCCAGGGTGGGGTTATATTCCAGCCCCATGATATTCTGCTGGCCATCACGGGGTAAACGGCCTACCACGTGTACTTTGGTCAGGTTGCCTTCGGCGGCCCGCTCGCGAGCTTCGCCAAAGGAAACGTAGACGCTGGCATCGCCGGCGGCGCTCATGATAATGCCAATAGCCACGGCAATGACGGTAATGGCGAGGATGTGTGCTTTTTTCATGTTTGGTGCAACAGGACGGTCCTAGTAGGGGCCGGTAATCGGAACAACAAATAGTGCAGCAAAGGTCCACAGAAACCGGCTGCGCAGAAATGATTTATATCAGCTCTTGGGCATTGCGCTGGCGACCAACAGAGGTCTACTCTTTCACCTCTTTCTCTAGGCGGCTCAGTTTCCGGTCCAGAGAAATCAGAAAGAACAACAGGCCCGCCAGCACTACCGTAATCACGGCCACTACCACATAAATCT
Proteins encoded in this window:
- a CDS encoding cytochrome c maturation protein CcmE domain-containing protein, with product MKKAHILAITVIAVAIGIIMSAAGDASVYVSFGEARERAAEGNLTKVHVVGRLPRDGQQNIMGLEYNPTLDPNYFAFTLVDTNRIAQRVVYFNPKPQDFDKSEQVVITGAMRNNVFVADKILLKCPSKYVEKDIKGATASVN